One Pongo pygmaeus isolate AG05252 chromosome 10, NHGRI_mPonPyg2-v2.0_pri, whole genome shotgun sequence genomic window carries:
- the IFNG gene encoding interferon gamma has translation MKYTSYILAFQLCIVLGSLGCYCQDPYVKEAENLKKYFNAGDSDVADNGTLFLGILKNWKEESDRKIMQSQIVSFYFKLFKNFKDDQSIQKSVETIKEDMNVKFFNSNKKKRDDFEKLTNYSVTDLNVQRKAIHELIQVMAELSPAAKTGKRKRSQMLFRGRRASQ, from the exons ATGAAATATACAAGTTATATCTTGGCTTTTCAACTCTGCATCGTTTTGGGTTCTCTTGGCTGTTACTGCCAGGACCCATATGTAAAAGAAGCAGAAAACcttaagaaatatttt aacgcAGGTGATTCAGATGTAGCGGATAATGGAACTCTTTTCTTAGGCATTTTGAAGAATTGGAAAGAG GAGAGTGACAGAAAAATAATGCAGAGCCAAATTGTCTCCTTTtacttcaaactttttaaaaactttaaagatGACCAGAGCATCCAAAAGAGTGTGGAGACCATCAAGGAAGACATGAATGTCAAGTTTTtcaatagcaacaaaaagaaacGGGATGACTTCGAAAAGCTGACTAATTATTCG GTAACTGACTTGAACGTCCAACGCAAAGCAATACATGAACTCATCCAAGTGATGGCTGAACTGTCGCCAGCAGCTAAAACAGGGAAGCGGAAAAGGAGTCAGATGCTGTTTCGAGGTCGAAGAGCATCCCAGTAA